In Pseudomonadota bacterium, the genomic stretch TGGAAAAGAGATTATTAACGCTCAATGTAAACGGGCAGGATTATGAGTTATATATAAATCCGAAAACACTTTTAGTGGAAGCAATAAGAGATTATATAGGTTTAACCGGAACAAAAAGGGGATGCGATACGGTATCATGCGGAGCATGCACAGTGATGATCAATGGTATGGCCGTAAAGTCATGTTCGGTGCTTGCAATGCAGGCCGAAGGCTTTCAGATAACCACCGTTGAAGGGCTGGAAGTAAACGGTGAGCTGGCGCCTATTCAGAAGGCATTCATTGATAATGGCTCCTATCAGTGTGGTTTTTGTGCCCCCGGTATGATTATGTCTGCACAGGCATTACTCAATGAGAACAAGAGTCCCACCGAATGGGAGATTAAGGAAGGCATTGAAGGAAATATCTGCCGCTGCACTGGCTACAACAGCATCGTCCGGGCAATAGATGGGGCGGCAAAAGGTAAATATACGGAGGCTAAACCATGAACAAATACACCGTAATAAACCCACACTCAAAATTCACGGTACTCAACACCCACGTTCATAATATAGACGGCGTAGCAAAGGTGACCGGCAGGGCAGAATATACCTTCGACATTAAGTTGCCCGGTATGCTCTATGGTAAAATATTACGCAGCCCGCACCCTCACGCAAAGATCCTGAATATTGATTACAGCAGGGCACTGGAAATTCCCGGTGTATATGGCGTTGTAACCGGTAAGGACACCCTGGGGGTTAAACAGGGTATATGGCGGCGCTACAAAGACCTCTGCGATGAGCAGATACTGCCTGTCGATAAGGTCCGCTACATCGGTGAGCCTGTTGCAGCAGTGGCCGCGATAACAGAAGAGATTGCAGAAAAGGCCCTTGATTATATTGATGTTGAATACGAAGTGCTTCAAGGGGTATATGAACCTCTCGATGCTATAAAGAAGGACGCACCTGAAATCCATGAAGGATTTGAACGTAATATCAATGTTACCCGCCATATCGAGTGGGGCGAAGTGGAAGAAGCATTTGATGAAGCTGAATATGTCAGGGAAGACTGGTTCAAGTGCGGCGGTCAGGCGCATATGTGTATGGAAACCCGCGCAGCCGTGTCAAGCTACACACCTGAAAAAAAGATGACCATCTATTCATCCAACCAGTCCGCTTATTATATGCAGGCACTCATGGCCGGCGTACTCGGCATGAGAGAAGGTGATATACGAATTCTTGCTCAGTATGTTGGCGGCGGTTTTGGCGGCAAATTCGAACTCGATGGAGCAATCTTCTGCAGCGCCATTCTCTCCATGAAGCTCTTCAGACCGGTTAAGATCGTCTATACAAGAGAAGAGGATTTCATTGCTACGAAGCGTCGTACCCCCATGTTCTACTATGTCCGCACCGGCGTGAAAAAGGACGGCACCTTCTGTGCACGTGAAGCCAAGGTATTCACCAATGGCGGCGCATACACAGGCATGGGCGCAACAGCCCTTTACCTTACAGGCTTTTTCCACTCTTTCCCTTACAGATGGAAGGGCTACCGCTATGACGGCTACAGGGTCTACACAAATACGTTACCATCTACATCAATGCGCGGTTTCGGCGCTCCCCAGGCCATGTGGTGTTCGGAACAGCAGATCGAATGGATCGCCGCTGATCTTGGCCTTGATCCCATCGACATGAGAAGGAAGAACTCCCACTATGAAGGCTACGAAGTGCCGGGTCAGGCCACAATCGCAAGCTGCGGTATTGATCAGTGCTACGATGAAATCAGACAATGGATCGCATCAAAAGGCACATTACCGGCAAACAGATCTATCGGTATCTCTGCATGCGGTTTTATGTCGGGCGGTATCTTCAACTGGTTTGACACCCCATACTCCTTTTCGTCCGCTGTGGTCACCCTCAATCAGGACGGAACTGTCGAGCTGCATGTAGGCGCGCAGGAAATAGGCCAGGGTTCAAATACGACAATGGCCATCATTTGCGCAGAAGCGCTTGGCGTCAAAGTAACAGATATAAAGGTACATTCCGGCGATACCGATCACTGCCCTGCCGACCTTGGTGCATGGGGCTCCAGGCAGACACTTATGACAGGTAACGCAGTAAAGATGGCAGCAGAAAGTGCAAAGAAACAGCTTCTTGAGTTTGCATACGCACAGTCAGGATTAAACATCGTATATGACCTTGACATAAAAGACGGATGGGTACATGCCATTGCCCGGCCGGAAAGAGGTGAAGAATTTGTTCAATTAGTAAGGAAGGCGCTCCGCGGTAAAGACGGTCAGAGGATTATCGGCAGAGGTTATTATACGCCTCACCGTAAAGGTATGATCTCCCCGGCATACAGTTACATGCTTCAGGGGGTTGAAGTGGAGGTTGATGAGGAAACAGGCAAGATCAAGCTTATCGATAGCATGACAGCCCACGACTGCGGGCAGCCAATCAACCATCTCGGACTTATCGGCCAACTCGAAGGCGCATTCTCCATGGCTGCCGGCTACGGCTACCTTGAATACATGCCCTATGAAGATGGAAAATTAATGAACCCGAATCTGGTGGATTATAAGATGATCCGTGCCACAGAGATGCCGCCGGCAAACATTGCCGAGATTGACACATATGAGCCGGAAGGACCTTATGGCGCAAAAGAAGCAGGTGAAGGCCTTACCAACCCTACTGCTGCAGCAATAGGCAATGCGCTTTTCCATCGTTTTGGCATTCAGATGAAAGAATGCCCTGTACGGCCTGAGATGATTCTCGATGCTTTAAAGGAAAAGAAAGAGAAAGAAGCACAAGGGAAATAATAAACGAGGAGGAATAAAACATGAGCGAACCGATAACCGATCCTGTAATATGTCCTGTATGCGGTAAAAAAGCAAAAACAGGCAGTGCAATAGATTGTGCCAGACATATGTTCGGCACAGGCGATAAGCCTCACAGAGAGTGGGTTAATGCGCAGGGTTTATCATTTATAGACCTTTTGATCGAGCAGGCAACAACCCCTGGAAATGCGAGCTATCAGATTTTGGCCGATGTCATTGAAAAGACACGTCCAAAAAAGTAAGAGGTGATCAGAGGTAGCGAAGGAAGATTATTTTTATGAAAAGGAGGTATTAATGGTTATTGAGGGAAGTTTTACGGTAGACGCACCAATTGATAAATTGTTTGATTTTATGCTGCAACCTGAAAGTATCATGACATGCATACCGGGAACAGAGTCTGTCAGGATTATTGACGATAATTCCTATGAATGTATTGTAAAGCAGAAGGTCGGCATTATTACAGCAAAACTGAAATTTGTAAACAGGATGACAAAGATTGAGAAACCGACACACCTTGAGATTCAAGGTGAAGGTGAAGATGTAACAAAGCTCGGTCACTTTAAAAACAAGACCACTGTAGATTTGAAAGAAGTGTCTCCGGGCACGGTTGAAGTTAAATATGTATCAGATGTCAGCATTGTCGGAAAGCTTGCCATGTTCGGCGACAGGATTATGAGGGCAAAGGCAAAAGATGTGGAAAAGGATTTCACAAAAAACCTTAAGGAAAAGCTAAAAGCAATAGCATAATAAATCTTTCAAAAAATAATCTGGAAACACAAATAGAAAAGGCTCCTCAATTGAGGAGCCTTTTCTTGTTTCTTTTGAAATTCAGGGAACTATCTGAAGACTGAATGGTATGTGATTTTCTGCTGTTTTAGTCTATTAATGAAATTGCCGCAATTGTGGTGGAAACATTTTCCACCACTTTAAATATCTTCGCAAACCATAGCTGGTACTTGTTTTTCGATTTCTCTGAAACATTTTCAGAGAAATCGATCCATATATTACGCCTGTATATTATTTGATACTTTCCGTTTTGCTATACAGGCCATACCGATCCTACGCTTTTTTGTATATTTTTTACGGGAGAAACGAAAAAATCAGGAATAAAAAAAAGGGGAGCTTTTGGCTCCCCTTTTTAAATACACTTGCTGTTTCTTCTTAGAAGAAATAGATAGCGCCGACTCTGAAACTATTTACTGAGCCATGGCTGTCTATATACTGGGTGCCGTTCTGGAGGCATTCCTTGCCTGCATAGTTTGTGACAGCATTCATATACTCAAAACCTACCCTGAGTGCTGGACTTACATCATACAGAATATTAGCTGTGATTTGCTGGTTGTTCCGCACCATTCCAGCAGCAGCAGCAGTTGTATTGTAAGCATTAAGACTGTCGATCCAGTAAAGCGTTTACATATACCTGATTGGTTAAGTAATACATAATATGAGCATAACCGCCTGATACAACCGGTGCTGAGAAAGTAGGATTGGTAGCAGTACCAAAACTATAACTGTTGGGGGCCATATTGAGATGTGCCGCCGCAACGTTCTGAGAAGTAAAGGCACTAAATGCTGTCATCAATGCGCCTTTCTTATCTTCTTTCTTCTGGGGGATTATGGGGATTATAGTTTTTGCTTCAACAAGCCAGGTGTTGAGGTTGGTGTCGCCATATTTCCTTGCAACAGTTCTATCGCCCTCGATAGCCGCAGAAACCTGTGAATTATACTGATTCTTTTGAGATCCGAGCATTCCACCCAAGCTGAAGAGCATTTGCCAGGGGCCTATCTTTCCGCAGGAGTCAGTGGTGTAGTTGATATCGCCTGCAACAGCGGGCATTCCGCTATTGTTGTACGAATTGTTTCCGCTTGTACCACCGACAGCGGTACCGTTCATAAGGCCGGAGTTCATAATGCCGAAATTGACGAACCAATTCTTACCGAATTTTTGCTGCAACATTACCTGCTGTGTATTCGGAGTTCCCTTGTTGAATGGAGTTACTGTAGAGAAGTTAAGGGCGTTGCCTGACCAGGTCGGGAGTGTAGAAATAGTCGAAGGAACCTGACCTATAGTAAGGTTTGTATTCCCCCAATCCAGTTTTATAAATGCAAATTTCATCTCAAATGAACCATTATTGGTAGCTGACCATTGCCCGATAAAATCACCGGAAAGAAAGGCCATTGTTTTTGCGCCCCATGCGTCCGGACCTTTTACGAGGAAGTTAAGCTCTGACTGGCCCATACTCATGAAATAATTGCCCATTTCGTTAGCTGCGTTCTGATTTCCCTGAAAACCACCTGGTAAGGCAGAACTAAGTGCAGAGCCGACAGCCTGAGTGTTGTAGCCTGTCTCAAACTCCAAATAACCGCCAATCACTAAATCCCACCTGCTCGTTGCGCTTCCTGCATAGGTAATTGCAGGTACTGCAAGAAACAAAGCAAGCATAATTACTAAAATCTTCTTCATTCCTACCTCCTTTTTTGTTTTTAATATACTTTTAATTTTGCTATTAATAAAACTGTTGAAAATAATCACTTCACCTCCTTTTATTAAGTATTTTTAATTTATAGCAATGATGCAAATATTTGTCAAGATAAAAATTAAAATATTTTAAGAAATGGTGAAGAATTCCGAAAATCCCGAAACCGTAACTATAGAAACATTACCGTCT encodes the following:
- a CDS encoding SRPBCC domain-containing protein, translating into MVIEGSFTVDAPIDKLFDFMLQPESIMTCIPGTESVRIIDDNSYECIVKQKVGIITAKLKFVNRMTKIEKPTHLEIQGEGEDVTKLGHFKNKTTVDLKEVSPGTVEVKYVSDVSIVGKLAMFGDRIMRAKAKDVEKDFTKNLKEKLKAIA
- a CDS encoding (2Fe-2S)-binding protein, with the translated sequence MEKRLLTLNVNGQDYELYINPKTLLVEAIRDYIGLTGTKRGCDTVSCGACTVMINGMAVKSCSVLAMQAEGFQITTVEGLEVNGELAPIQKAFIDNGSYQCGFCAPGMIMSAQALLNENKSPTEWEIKEGIEGNICRCTGYNSIVRAIDGAAKGKYTEAKP
- a CDS encoding xanthine dehydrogenase family protein molybdopterin-binding subunit; the encoded protein is MNKYTVINPHSKFTVLNTHVHNIDGVAKVTGRAEYTFDIKLPGMLYGKILRSPHPHAKILNIDYSRALEIPGVYGVVTGKDTLGVKQGIWRRYKDLCDEQILPVDKVRYIGEPVAAVAAITEEIAEKALDYIDVEYEVLQGVYEPLDAIKKDAPEIHEGFERNINVTRHIEWGEVEEAFDEAEYVREDWFKCGGQAHMCMETRAAVSSYTPEKKMTIYSSNQSAYYMQALMAGVLGMREGDIRILAQYVGGGFGGKFELDGAIFCSAILSMKLFRPVKIVYTREEDFIATKRRTPMFYYVRTGVKKDGTFCAREAKVFTNGGAYTGMGATALYLTGFFHSFPYRWKGYRYDGYRVYTNTLPSTSMRGFGAPQAMWCSEQQIEWIAADLGLDPIDMRRKNSHYEGYEVPGQATIASCGIDQCYDEIRQWIASKGTLPANRSIGISACGFMSGGIFNWFDTPYSFSSAVVTLNQDGTVELHVGAQEIGQGSNTTMAIICAEALGVKVTDIKVHSGDTDHCPADLGAWGSRQTLMTGNAVKMAAESAKKQLLEFAYAQSGLNIVYDLDIKDGWVHAIARPERGEEFVQLVRKALRGKDGQRIIGRGYYTPHRKGMISPAYSYMLQGVEVEVDEETGKIKLIDSMTAHDCGQPINHLGLIGQLEGAFSMAAGYGYLEYMPYEDGKLMNPNLVDYKMIRATEMPPANIAEIDTYEPEGPYGAKEAGEGLTNPTAAAIGNALFHRFGIQMKECPVRPEMILDALKEKKEKEAQGK